Proteins encoded by one window of Marixanthomonas sp. SCSIO 43207:
- a CDS encoding PLP-dependent aspartate aminotransferase family protein: MKFNTKAIHGGQEHVDPAYASVMQPIYQTSTYSQKSPGDHKGFEYSRSGNPTRNTLERAIASIENGNYGMAFGSGLAAIDAVLKLLKAGDEVISTNDLYGGTYRLFTSIYEKFGIQFRFIGMENANTVEDYISEKTKLIWVETPTNPMMNIIDIKKVATIANKHNILMAVDNTFATAYLQRPLDLGADIVMHSATKYLGGHSDVVMGTLAVKDKDLADKLYFIQKASGAIAGPQDCFLVLRGLKTLHVRMQRHCENGKKVAEYLSNHPKIENVYWPGFKNHPNHHIAKTQMNDYGGMLSFTTTGNDYDEAIKLVEKLQVFTLAESLGGVESLAGHPASMTHASIPKEEREKIGVVDSLIRLSVGIEDIDDLIEDLKQAIN; this comes from the coding sequence ATGAAGTTTAATACAAAAGCAATCCACGGCGGTCAGGAACATGTTGATCCAGCTTATGCGTCAGTAATGCAACCTATATACCAAACCAGTACATACTCTCAAAAATCACCTGGAGACCATAAAGGTTTTGAATATTCAAGAAGTGGTAACCCTACCCGAAACACGCTAGAACGGGCTATTGCTAGTATTGAAAATGGAAACTACGGAATGGCTTTTGGAAGCGGTTTGGCTGCTATAGATGCAGTGCTTAAACTACTAAAAGCTGGAGATGAGGTAATTTCAACCAATGATTTATACGGCGGAACCTACCGATTATTTACATCAATATATGAAAAGTTTGGAATTCAGTTTCGTTTTATAGGTATGGAGAATGCCAATACTGTAGAAGATTATATTTCAGAAAAAACTAAATTAATTTGGGTTGAAACACCTACAAACCCAATGATGAATATAATTGATATAAAAAAAGTAGCAACAATTGCTAATAAGCATAACATTCTTATGGCAGTGGATAACACTTTTGCAACTGCCTATTTACAACGTCCACTTGACCTTGGTGCAGATATAGTAATGCACAGTGCAACAAAATACCTTGGTGGACATAGTGATGTAGTGATGGGAACTCTCGCTGTAAAAGATAAAGACTTGGCAGATAAACTGTACTTTATTCAAAAAGCTAGTGGGGCAATAGCAGGGCCGCAAGATTGTTTTTTGGTACTAAGAGGATTAAAAACGTTGCATGTACGTATGCAAAGACACTGCGAAAATGGAAAAAAAGTAGCCGAGTATCTTTCAAATCATCCCAAAATTGAAAATGTATATTGGCCTGGTTTTAAAAACCACCCCAACCATCATATCGCCAAAACTCAAATGAACGATTATGGAGGGATGCTTTCATTTACTACTACAGGAAATGATTATGATGAGGCAATTAAACTAGTTGAAAAGTTGCAAGTGTTTACCTTAGCCGAAAGTCTAGGTGGTGTAGAGAGTCTAGCAGGTCATCCGGCAAGTATGACGCATGCGAGTATACCAAAAGAAGAACGTGAAAAAATAGGAGTTGTAGATTCTTTGATACGCTTGAGCGTTGGTATTGAAGATATTGATGATTTAATTGAAGACCTTAAACAAGCCATTAATTAA
- a CDS encoding glutamate dehydrogenase yields the protein MNTRNLLLVFLLLISAKQEVLSQFGFSHEIGVITGPVTFYSDFGQRNNFETNAGNVGFGVGLIHYINFSYRADCNCYTRDTYFNDHFKIRNEIDYHKTNLEHLGRWVDPDDQSLFARQLRAMKGSTTVFDIGSQLEYFPLSIRDFAAGGYKLAPFVSLGVHYVNFNPEVNSSLGPLNTPASTPVKYINAFQQEAASTFSIVGSIGVRYKLTPLSDLMLDSRWQYYFSDWVDGLNPGIDQNEVRPVPENKSNDWIYWINVGYIYYLD from the coding sequence ATGAATACCAGAAACCTGCTGTTGGTATTTTTACTCTTAATTTCTGCAAAACAGGAAGTTTTAAGCCAATTTGGCTTCTCTCATGAAATAGGGGTAATTACCGGTCCTGTTACTTTTTATTCAGATTTTGGACAACGAAACAACTTTGAAACAAACGCCGGAAATGTAGGTTTTGGGGTAGGTTTAATTCATTACATTAACTTTTCCTACAGAGCAGACTGTAACTGTTATACTCGAGACACCTATTTTAATGATCATTTTAAAATACGTAACGAAATAGACTATCACAAAACCAATCTTGAACACCTAGGAAGATGGGTAGACCCTGATGACCAATCATTATTTGCAAGACAACTACGAGCCATGAAAGGATCTACAACTGTTTTTGATATAGGTTCTCAATTAGAATATTTTCCATTAAGCATTCGCGATTTTGCTGCCGGAGGATATAAACTTGCTCCTTTTGTAAGTTTGGGTGTACATTATGTAAACTTTAATCCTGAAGTAAACTCTAGCCTTGGTCCATTAAACACACCTGCTTCAACGCCGGTTAAGTATATTAATGCATTTCAACAAGAAGCAGCCTCTACCTTTTCTATCGTAGGAAGTATTGGGGTTCGTTATAAATTAACGCCTTTAAGTGACCTAATGCTAGATAGCCGTTGGCAATATTACTTTAGTGATTGGGTTGACGGGTTAAACCCAGGAATTGACCAAAACGAAGTAAGACCCGTCCCTGAGAACAAATCAAATGATTGGATTTATTGGATAAATGTAGGTTATATCTATTACTTAGATTAA
- a CDS encoding DUF3298 and DUF4163 domain-containing protein produces MKNKIGLIGILLITLLACETETPLSVSAENFSEENISNCNNAKCPEITVNYVLVEGEQSISEKINNELKTFIIASLQIGEKETNAQTIEEAAENFIKTYKMHSAEFPDMAAEYFSEINVSDIFKNNQLLSFQLKQYKFTGGAHGYGTTHFVNFDPATGEKLSIKDMFSDFDAFKKVAEKKFREAHKISENENINSTGFWFEDDTFYLPETVGFTNKEVLFHYNQYDIASYAEGPIELAIPIKDIQQFLAISVK; encoded by the coding sequence ATGAAAAATAAAATTGGTCTTATAGGCATTTTACTTATTACACTTTTAGCGTGTGAAACTGAAACACCATTGTCAGTTTCTGCTGAAAATTTTTCAGAAGAAAATATTTCTAATTGCAACAACGCAAAATGTCCTGAAATTACGGTCAATTATGTACTAGTTGAAGGTGAGCAATCTATTTCAGAAAAAATAAATAACGAACTTAAAACCTTTATAATAGCTTCATTGCAAATAGGTGAAAAAGAAACAAATGCACAAACCATTGAAGAAGCAGCTGAAAATTTTATAAAAACCTATAAAATGCATAGCGCAGAATTTCCTGATATGGCTGCTGAATACTTTTCTGAAATTAATGTAAGCGATATTTTTAAAAACAATCAATTGCTTTCTTTTCAATTAAAGCAGTATAAGTTTACCGGCGGAGCTCACGGCTACGGAACTACACATTTTGTAAATTTTGATCCAGCGACGGGTGAAAAACTGTCAATAAAAGACATGTTTAGTGATTTTGATGCGTTTAAAAAGGTTGCTGAAAAAAAATTCAGAGAAGCGCATAAAATTTCAGAAAACGAAAACATAAACAGTACAGGTTTTTGGTTTGAAGATGATACCTTCTATCTTCCCGAAACAGTTGGCTTTACCAACAAAGAGGTTTTATTTCATTACAACCAATACGATATTGCTAGTTATGCTGAAGGACCTATTGAACTTGCCATACCTATAAAAGATATTCAACAGTTTTTAGCCATTTCAGTAAAATAA
- a CDS encoding arsenate reductase family protein gives MKKIYYLSSCDTCKRIMNEIELPQSFIKQDIKKQGITESELEELYNLSGSYEKLFSKRAQLYKKRNLKEQQLLEEDFKNLILEHYTFLKRPVIVNNDQIFIGNSKKTVEAAKNSIHNHT, from the coding sequence ATGAAAAAGATATATTATTTAAGTAGTTGTGATACATGCAAACGTATAATGAATGAGATTGAACTTCCACAATCTTTTATAAAGCAAGACATAAAAAAACAAGGCATTACAGAAAGTGAGTTGGAAGAACTGTATAATTTATCTGGCTCTTATGAAAAGCTTTTCAGTAAGCGTGCTCAATTGTACAAAAAACGAAATTTGAAAGAGCAGCAATTACTTGAAGAAGATTTTAAAAATTTGATTTTGGAACATTACACTTTCTTAAAACGTCCTGTAATTGTTAATAATGACCAAATTTTTATTGGGAATAGTAAAAAAACAGTTGAAGCTGCAAAAAACTCAATACATAACCATACATGA